From a single Paenibacillus sp. FSL R5-0345 genomic region:
- a CDS encoding YezD family protein, producing MAKPLKVDDLWLTRIAGLLDDMEFGSLHIVVHEGQIVQMERTERKRFENGNGNANGRYIGEGGTRRADSQSAGR from the coding sequence ATGGCTAAACCGCTGAAAGTGGATGATTTATGGCTTACGCGGATTGCAGGGCTTCTGGATGATATGGAGTTTGGCTCCTTGCACATCGTAGTGCATGAAGGTCAGATTGTTCAGATGGAGCGTACGGAACGCAAACGTTTTGAGAATGGCAATGGCAACGCAAATGGGCGTTACATTGGTGAGGGCGGAACCCGGCGAGCTGATTCCCAATCGGCAGGACGTTGA
- a CDS encoding carbohydrate ABC transporter permease yields the protein MKKTRGEKLFYIFNCVFLGIIALLALYPFVYVLSASISSSQAVVTGKVILLPRDINFDSYAKVLSEKGIWIAYLNTFYYTIFGVIVNLILTICGAYALSKKRVMGRTAISFFIALTMWFQPGMIPMYLNFRDLNMLDSRFTIVIGFAITTFYVFLMRTFFQSIPEELEEAAKVDGANDLTILWKVYLPLSKASLVTIGLFYAVHRWNGYFWTMILLSDESKIPLQVLLKKLIVEMNVSDEMGNMAVYSKETIIYATIIVSIIPIVAAYPFIQKYFVKGTMIGSVKG from the coding sequence ATGAAAAAAACCAGAGGCGAAAAGCTGTTTTATATCTTTAACTGTGTATTTCTTGGAATAATCGCTTTGCTTGCATTGTACCCATTTGTCTATGTCTTATCCGCATCCATCAGCTCCTCCCAAGCGGTCGTTACAGGTAAGGTGATCTTGCTGCCGCGAGATATTAACTTTGACTCCTATGCAAAGGTATTATCGGAAAAGGGAATTTGGATTGCCTATTTAAATACGTTCTATTACACCATATTCGGCGTAATCGTCAATTTAATTCTCACCATTTGCGGTGCCTATGCCCTGTCAAAGAAACGGGTTATGGGACGTACGGCCATCAGCTTCTTTATTGCGCTGACGATGTGGTTCCAACCGGGCATGATTCCGATGTATCTCAATTTCCGAGATTTGAACATGCTTGACAGCAGGTTTACGATCGTTATCGGTTTTGCCATTACGACCTTCTATGTCTTCCTTATGAGAACGTTCTTCCAGAGCATTCCGGAGGAACTCGAGGAAGCGGCAAAGGTTGACGGAGCAAATGATTTAACGATCTTATGGAAGGTGTATCTGCCGCTGTCTAAAGCTTCTCTTGTGACGATAGGTTTGTTCTATGCGGTGCACCGTTGGAACGGCTACTTCTGGACGATGATTCTTCTGAGCGATGAGAGTAAGATACCGCTACAAGTTCTGTTAAAGAAGCTGATCGTGGAAATGAACGTGAGCGACGAAATGGGGAATATGGCGGTATATTCTAAGGAAACGATCATTTATGCGACGATCATCGTCTCTATTATTCCGATTGTTGCAGCCTATCCCTTCATTCAGAAATATTTCGTTAAAGGGACCATGATCGGCTCCGTCAAAGGTTAA
- a CDS encoding extracellular solute-binding protein has translation MGNKTWMKSSAVIMVTVGMLLAGCSNNNVPQNSASSANDSKESDTKPLSGHLIVKDPLELTIHMHYSDKFIFDDNWPVFKEAEAMTNIKLKGTASKASTNSKELFNTMMASGKIPDLVHHQIKEQYDSLGIEGAFLELDELIEKHAPNIKKFFSEHPDAAKYMKAYNGKTYFLNFTPDGPAAKGWFVRQDWLDKLGLEQPKTVDELYALLKAFKEKDPNGNGVNDEIPYFSRTKLDGIYDLLIQWGVRGGADAAKRGFYADNGVVKYGMYEPGYKTAIENIAKWYKEGLIDKEIFTRGAKARDILLADNVGGMTHDWFASTANFNDILAAKIPGFSFVPMTPPANTEGKVVEESSRKETHASGWGISAATKHPVEAIKYMDFWFSEEGRRLMNFGIEGKDYDLVDGKPKFKDSVLKNKEKTVIQQLQEEGAQIELAFHQDYAYEEQWTNATALKGIKEYIDNGYIMEAYPPIAYTDEERTKFEELNAGVLTYVEEKLQRWVLGVEPINDETFSKYIKELEGLGIKDLLALEQGAYDRYMK, from the coding sequence GTGGGTAACAAAACATGGATGAAATCATCAGCTGTAATCATGGTGACTGTCGGTATGCTACTGGCAGGCTGTAGTAATAATAACGTTCCACAAAATAGCGCAAGTTCAGCAAATGATTCAAAGGAGTCGGATACAAAACCGCTATCCGGGCACCTGATCGTTAAAGATCCGCTTGAACTGACGATCCACATGCATTACTCAGATAAGTTTATATTCGACGATAACTGGCCCGTCTTCAAGGAAGCGGAAGCCATGACCAATATTAAGCTGAAGGGAACCGCATCTAAAGCCTCGACGAATAGTAAAGAACTATTCAACACAATGATGGCTTCCGGAAAAATTCCGGATCTGGTTCATCATCAAATTAAGGAGCAGTATGACAGTCTTGGAATTGAAGGGGCCTTTCTTGAGCTTGATGAATTGATCGAAAAGCATGCCCCGAACATTAAAAAGTTCTTTTCCGAACATCCAGATGCAGCCAAATATATGAAAGCCTACAACGGAAAAACGTATTTCCTTAACTTTACTCCGGATGGGCCGGCTGCTAAAGGCTGGTTTGTACGCCAGGATTGGTTGGATAAATTGGGACTTGAGCAACCGAAAACGGTAGATGAGCTGTACGCGCTATTGAAAGCATTCAAAGAAAAAGATCCGAACGGTAACGGAGTGAACGATGAAATTCCATACTTCAGCCGGACAAAGCTGGATGGGATTTATGATCTGCTGATCCAGTGGGGCGTGCGGGGCGGGGCCGATGCGGCCAAACGCGGATTTTACGCGGACAACGGTGTCGTGAAGTACGGCATGTATGAGCCAGGATATAAGACGGCCATTGAAAATATTGCGAAGTGGTATAAGGAAGGCTTAATCGATAAAGAAATCTTCACCCGCGGAGCGAAAGCGCGTGACATTTTGCTCGCAGACAATGTCGGTGGCATGACGCATGACTGGTTCGCCAGCACGGCTAATTTTAATGACATTCTTGCAGCTAAGATTCCGGGCTTCTCCTTTGTTCCGATGACGCCTCCAGCGAATACCGAGGGCAAAGTCGTCGAAGAGAGCTCCCGTAAAGAGACGCATGCGAGCGGATGGGGAATCTCAGCGGCAACCAAACATCCCGTCGAAGCGATCAAATATATGGATTTTTGGTTCTCCGAAGAGGGCCGGAGACTAATGAACTTTGGCATCGAAGGAAAGGATTACGACCTCGTGGACGGCAAGCCGAAGTTTAAAGATTCTGTATTGAAAAATAAAGAAAAGACAGTGATCCAACAGCTTCAGGAAGAGGGAGCACAGATCGAGCTGGCCTTTCATCAAGACTATGCTTACGAAGAGCAATGGACCAACGCGACTGCATTGAAAGGCATCAAGGAATACATTGACAATGGCTATATTATGGAGGCTTACCCGCCGATTGCGTATACGGATGAGGAACGGACCAAATTTGAGGAGTTAAATGCTGGCGTACTGACTTATGTGGAGGAGAAGCTTCAGAGATGGGTGCTTGGCGTGGAACCGATCAACGATGAGACATTCAGTAAGTATATCAAGGAATTGGAAGGATTAGGAATAAAGGATTTGCTTGCTTTAGAGCAAGGTGCATACGACCGTTACATGAAATAG
- a CDS encoding GNAT family N-acetyltransferase: MGTTGKLDIRHECPSVEQYLALRKEAGLSEMSAEGAGIGLPRSIFAVTLYEENTLIGMGRVIGDGGCFFQVTDIAVKPSHQGRGLGKLIMGEIRQFLHTVPDKAYVSLIADGEASKLYAQYGFESVMPRSQGMFLRP, encoded by the coding sequence ATGGGGACGACAGGAAAGCTGGATATACGTCATGAATGTCCTTCAGTGGAACAGTATTTAGCGCTGAGAAAAGAAGCTGGTCTGAGTGAAATGAGCGCGGAAGGGGCTGGGATAGGATTGCCTCGATCTATTTTCGCGGTTACCTTGTATGAGGAGAATACCTTGATCGGGATGGGCAGGGTGATTGGCGATGGGGGATGCTTTTTTCAGGTCACGGATATCGCGGTTAAGCCTTCACATCAAGGACGGGGTTTAGGCAAATTGATCATGGGGGAAATTAGGCAATTTCTTCATACTGTACCGGACAAGGCTTATGTAAGTCTGATTGCAGATGGGGAAGCCTCGAAATTGTATGCACAATATGGCTTTGAATCGGTCATGCCACGTTCTCAGGGAATGTTTTTGCGCCCTTAA
- a CDS encoding glycoside hydrolase family 88 protein → MDAVCERSRSKIPYTTRNGTHDNQIEKDINWWTNGFWGGMMWLMHHETGAQKYKEIANFTEDALDACFHQFYGLHHDVGFMWLPTSLANYKVTGNPESRKRAMHAANLLAGRFNLAGGFIRAWNDDTASEDTRGWAIVDCMMNLPLLYWASEETNDPRYAQIAMRHADTALEAFIRPDGSVNHIVEFDPFHGGVVRTYGGQGYEDGSSWTRGQTWALYGFMISYTHTGKPEYLQAAKRVAHYFMANIPDNGVIPIDFRQPKEPAYEDSTAAVIAACGLIEITQVVGEHEKEVYLNAALKLLRTVDATRCDWTTDSDHLLMNGSAAYHHKDIHVSIIYGDYYFMEAVFKLKGNDLFLW, encoded by the coding sequence ATGGACGCCGTATGTGAACGATCAAGAAGCAAAATTCCATATACGACAAGAAATGGCACGCACGACAATCAGATTGAAAAAGATATCAACTGGTGGACGAATGGATTTTGGGGCGGTATGATGTGGCTCATGCACCATGAAACCGGCGCTCAGAAGTACAAGGAAATCGCCAATTTCACGGAAGATGCATTGGATGCCTGCTTCCATCAATTCTACGGTCTGCATCATGATGTCGGATTTATGTGGTTGCCTACGAGCTTGGCCAATTATAAAGTTACCGGAAATCCGGAATCCCGTAAGAGGGCAATGCATGCCGCCAACTTACTTGCTGGACGATTTAATCTGGCAGGCGGATTTATCCGCGCTTGGAACGATGATACGGCCAGCGAAGATACAAGAGGGTGGGCGATCGTGGACTGCATGATGAATCTCCCGCTTCTCTATTGGGCGAGCGAAGAGACTAACGATCCGCGATATGCGCAAATCGCAATGAGGCATGCGGACACCGCTTTAGAAGCTTTTATCAGGCCGGACGGTTCCGTGAACCATATCGTGGAGTTTGATCCGTTCCATGGAGGAGTAGTCCGAACTTACGGCGGCCAAGGCTACGAGGATGGCTCGTCCTGGACACGTGGGCAGACCTGGGCTTTATACGGCTTTATGATCAGTTATACACATACGGGAAAGCCGGAGTATTTGCAGGCGGCCAAACGGGTGGCGCATTATTTTATGGCTAATATTCCGGATAACGGGGTTATTCCAATCGATTTCCGGCAACCGAAGGAGCCCGCTTACGAAGACTCCACGGCAGCGGTGATCGCAGCTTGCGGACTGATCGAGATCACCCAAGTTGTTGGCGAGCACGAAAAGGAGGTCTACCTGAACGCTGCGCTGAAGCTCCTGAGAACAGTGGACGCTACTCGCTGCGACTGGACGACCGATTCCGATCATCTTTTAATGAACGGTTCAGCAGCGTATCATCATAAAGACATTCATGTTTCAATCATTTATGGCGATTATTATTTCATGGAAGCTGTGTTCAAGTTAAAGGGGAACGACTTGTTTTTGTGGTAG
- a CDS encoding helix-turn-helix domain-containing protein — protein sequence MLRKSFFTKLLIAYLIIVFAYTMIAVCLSFFKDSQRVRSELSQNQQNFLMQSRDKIDTKLGVSFNLIAQLRLDEHVVKFAEKERNYYEITQTSYALQNHIDAFSEFGYSIDLMKTNDDLVITPQISSDRRRYMEDMGMTNEDFSQLGTDSTSPNITLSSSRNTSVGDENASIIIVNPERVGIGNSLFFVVSFFEQLLLPPLSSDTQEAFAIIENGRYVTLKSSFDDKRGKELLTYPLAQLDGQATADYTKLSNEEFDFHLIRSKTMPQWSYMYVTQNYSLADSFTPNLKGAVLLLVILIIVGLAFAYTVSRRMYRPVGHLVGLFKSYGEPAGTDEFAFLNETATSISKANEQMKSALNEHRLSMRDKFLRDLLHGLISPDKVDDLLNTHQLQSLSANLSVCVISFSNSKELEEQYSKEAILTIKSKTSLIIYEQLKVHFPCELLDHDFTKFVFIIRDSDTESIQKKLMKAMAQVEDAHAYGLTAAVGQPVASAGEIDRSFIQALDILKRRSAVDKTSVITYKQLSQVQMVSYYYPIDTERELISYVIRGKRENALNTLNRLLSENLEQRQLTRQQLDQFSLLVLATLSRIIQQLNMSFEEFVQAHKDSLDIVQHGESKELMVSAITTLFSAMLDTIDQQNEMMDNSTVKRMIEYIHDNYNRDLSLSMIAEEFNFSPGYVSIAFKNHSGENFKDYLNFYRVQQAKEIMRQQKDIKIGDLALMVGCNNANTFIRMFRKYEGLAPGQYAKKLNEKQ from the coding sequence TTGCTTAGAAAGTCTTTTTTCACAAAACTACTTATTGCCTACCTCATTATTGTATTCGCTTACACGATGATTGCGGTCTGTCTGTCTTTTTTTAAGGACAGTCAAAGAGTGCGTTCAGAACTTAGTCAGAATCAGCAGAATTTTCTGATGCAATCGCGTGACAAAATTGATACGAAGCTCGGTGTTTCTTTCAATTTAATTGCGCAGTTGAGATTAGATGAGCATGTCGTTAAATTCGCTGAAAAAGAACGCAATTACTATGAGATCACACAAACCTCATATGCACTGCAAAATCATATAGATGCATTCTCTGAATTCGGCTACAGCATCGATTTAATGAAGACTAACGACGATCTGGTCATTACGCCGCAAATCTCGTCGGATAGAAGACGTTATATGGAAGATATGGGGATGACTAATGAGGATTTTTCACAATTAGGCACAGACAGCACGAGCCCAAATATAACGCTATCGAGTAGCCGAAATACTTCGGTGGGAGATGAAAACGCATCCATAATAATTGTTAATCCAGAAAGGGTAGGAATAGGGAATTCATTGTTTTTCGTTGTCTCATTCTTTGAGCAATTACTGCTGCCGCCCCTATCATCTGATACACAAGAAGCTTTTGCCATTATCGAGAATGGTCGATACGTTACGCTCAAATCAAGCTTTGATGATAAACGGGGCAAGGAATTGCTTACTTATCCACTGGCACAACTAGATGGGCAGGCAACCGCTGATTACACCAAGCTGTCCAATGAGGAATTCGATTTCCATTTGATCCGCTCGAAAACGATGCCACAATGGTCGTATATGTATGTTACACAGAATTACTCATTGGCAGACTCCTTTACACCGAACTTGAAAGGGGCTGTACTTCTACTAGTTATTCTCATCATTGTTGGACTTGCGTTCGCATATACAGTTTCCAGACGCATGTACCGGCCAGTGGGTCATCTCGTCGGCTTGTTCAAAAGCTACGGTGAGCCTGCGGGTACAGACGAATTCGCTTTTCTCAATGAGACAGCGACGAGTATAAGTAAAGCTAATGAACAGATGAAATCTGCACTAAATGAGCATAGACTCTCAATGAGAGACAAGTTTCTGCGGGATTTGCTGCATGGATTAATTTCTCCTGACAAGGTGGATGATCTGCTAAATACGCATCAACTACAAAGCCTTTCTGCCAACTTGAGCGTTTGCGTGATTTCCTTCTCAAACAGTAAGGAATTGGAGGAGCAATATTCGAAAGAAGCGATTCTTACGATAAAATCAAAGACTTCCTTGATCATTTATGAGCAGTTGAAGGTTCATTTCCCTTGCGAGCTGCTTGATCACGATTTCACTAAATTTGTCTTCATAATCAGGGACTCCGATACGGAATCGATTCAGAAGAAGCTCATGAAAGCGATGGCTCAAGTCGAGGATGCACATGCGTATGGATTGACTGCAGCTGTCGGCCAGCCCGTAGCCTCTGCTGGTGAAATCGACCGCTCCTTTATCCAGGCGCTTGATATCCTGAAGCGGAGATCGGCAGTGGATAAGACCTCCGTCATCACTTATAAACAACTCAGCCAAGTTCAGATGGTTAGCTATTATTATCCTATCGATACGGAACGCGAGCTGATTAGCTATGTGATTCGAGGCAAACGGGAAAATGCATTAAATACGCTAAACCGGCTTCTATCGGAAAATCTGGAGCAAAGGCAGTTAACGCGGCAGCAGCTCGACCAGTTCAGCTTGCTTGTGTTGGCTACACTGAGTCGAATTATTCAGCAGTTGAATATGTCTTTCGAAGAATTCGTTCAAGCCCACAAGGATTCTCTGGACATTGTGCAGCACGGCGAATCGAAGGAGCTGATGGTTTCGGCCATCACGACCTTATTTAGCGCTATGCTCGATACGATTGATCAGCAGAATGAAATGATGGATAACAGCACGGTAAAGCGGATGATCGAATATATTCACGACAACTACAACAGGGATTTATCACTTAGCATGATAGCGGAGGAGTTTAACTTCTCTCCCGGGTATGTAAGCATCGCATTCAAAAATCATTCCGGCGAAAATTTTAAAGATTACTTGAATTTTTATCGTGTGCAGCAAGCCAAAGAAATTATGCGTCAACAGAAAGACATTAAGATTGGTGATTTGGCGCTGATGGTCGGCTGCAACAATGCGAACACGTTTATTCGCATGTTCCGGAAGTATGAAGGGTTAGCTCCTGGCCAATACGCAAAGAAGCTTAACGAGAAGCAATAA
- a CDS encoding ABC transporter permease — protein MLLNFKEIKANFIRDRYLYLLLIPFLAWYIIFAYKPMYGLQIAFKDFSVYKGIEASPWVGFEHFETFFKSPYFWRLLKNTVLLSLYQLLFAFPAPIILALLFNELKNGVFKATVQTFTYLPHFISVVVVAGIVTNFLAPSNGIVNILIEMMGGEKQYFLTNPDYFRTIFIGSMDIWKEAGFGTIIYIAALSGVNPALYEAAVIDGANKWKQMWHITLPAIIPTIAIMLVMKVGSMLEVGYEAIILLYQPATYETADVINTYVYRSGLQDARYDLATAVGLFNAVVGFILVVFANKMSKKLTETGLW, from the coding sequence GTGCTGCTTAACTTTAAAGAAATAAAAGCCAACTTTATCAGAGACCGTTATCTTTATTTGCTCCTGATACCGTTTCTGGCTTGGTATATCATCTTTGCGTATAAGCCGATGTACGGTCTACAAATCGCCTTCAAGGATTTCAGTGTATATAAAGGAATCGAAGCTAGTCCCTGGGTTGGGTTTGAACACTTCGAGACCTTTTTTAAAAGTCCATATTTCTGGCGGCTATTAAAAAACACAGTATTGCTTAGTTTGTATCAATTGCTGTTCGCGTTTCCTGCGCCGATTATCCTCGCTTTGTTATTTAACGAATTGAAGAATGGAGTATTCAAAGCAACGGTGCAGACCTTCACGTATTTGCCCCATTTTATTTCGGTCGTTGTCGTAGCTGGGATTGTTACTAACTTTTTGGCTCCTAGCAACGGCATTGTCAATATCCTGATCGAAATGATGGGAGGAGAAAAGCAATACTTTCTGACCAATCCCGATTATTTCCGTACGATTTTTATCGGGTCCATGGATATTTGGAAGGAAGCGGGATTTGGTACCATCATCTATATAGCGGCTTTGTCGGGCGTCAATCCGGCCTTATATGAAGCGGCGGTTATCGATGGGGCTAATAAATGGAAGCAAATGTGGCATATCACGCTTCCCGCCATCATTCCGACGATCGCAATCATGCTTGTCATGAAGGTGGGTTCCATGCTGGAAGTCGGCTATGAGGCGATTATTCTTCTGTATCAGCCAGCCACCTATGAGACGGCCGACGTTATTAACACCTATGTGTACCGGTCTGGTCTGCAGGATGCACGTTACGACCTGGCTACAGCTGTGGGACTGTTTAATGCCGTCGTTGGATTTATTCTCGTCGTATTTGCTAACAAGATGAGCAAGAAGTTAACGGAGACTGGATTATGGTAG
- the cysW gene encoding sulfate ABC transporter permease subunit CysW has product MAGTVPLQAPRLQKNTSSPATTETQAVKWVLIGAAGLVLFWLIALPLVVVLTEALKKGWDVYIAALTDPDARSALRLTLLVAAITVPLNTIFGVAAAWAVTKFRFRGKGFLITLIDLPFAVSPVIGGLIFVLVFGANGWFGPWLSAHDIKIVFALPGIVLATLFVTFPFVARELIPLMEDQGTQEEEAAITLGAHGWQIFFRVTLPNIKWGLLYGIILCNARAMGEFGAVSVVSGHIRGETNTLPLHVEILYNEYQFSASFAVASLLLLLALVTMIIKSWLSRKNAH; this is encoded by the coding sequence GTGGCAGGCACCGTCCCACTCCAAGCCCCCCGGCTGCAGAAGAATACGTCCTCGCCAGCGACAACGGAAACCCAGGCTGTAAAATGGGTTTTGATCGGAGCTGCTGGACTAGTCCTTTTTTGGCTGATTGCTCTGCCCTTGGTTGTCGTGCTGACAGAGGCGTTGAAAAAAGGCTGGGACGTATATATAGCTGCTCTAACTGATCCAGATGCTCGTTCCGCACTGAGGCTGACGCTTCTTGTTGCGGCGATCACTGTACCATTGAACACCATCTTTGGTGTAGCAGCTGCGTGGGCAGTAACCAAGTTTCGTTTTCGCGGCAAAGGGTTTCTCATTACCTTGATTGATCTCCCCTTTGCAGTATCGCCGGTCATCGGCGGTCTGATCTTTGTGCTCGTCTTCGGCGCCAACGGTTGGTTTGGCCCTTGGCTAAGCGCCCATGATATCAAGATCGTATTTGCGCTTCCCGGGATCGTGTTGGCCACACTGTTTGTTACATTTCCTTTTGTGGCGCGTGAATTGATTCCACTGATGGAGGATCAAGGGACACAGGAGGAAGAGGCAGCGATTACCCTCGGAGCACATGGTTGGCAAATCTTTTTCAGAGTCACGCTTCCTAATATTAAATGGGGTTTATTATACGGCATTATTTTGTGTAATGCGCGGGCCATGGGCGAGTTCGGTGCAGTCTCTGTAGTGTCCGGGCATATACGCGGGGAGACGAATACACTGCCACTGCACGTTGAGATTTTGTACAATGAATATCAATTTTCAGCATCTTTTGCAGTAGCATCACTGCTCCTCTTGTTGGCTTTGGTGACGATGATTATTAAAAGCTGGTTATCACGAAAAAATGCCCATTGA
- a CDS encoding alginate lyase family protein codes for MNLQSWLKEPMSTTELLANLRSRLEPMDEKAAYIAAHMPDHVRETITNAEFAYQGMIMLPGTGGVREFVGNPPSWLERRHNDNEYLWQLNRMNHWQDLLEAYSLTKDAKYGLKVIDEMLDWIETVTIPEDLLDKPIGYFTECHPLRVLEIGIRGYKIWPLVLEHLGRSELFTEAVLEQYLTVIYKQVKALRNVSPQLWPKADHNHYLMECLGLLTTALYFPELKEAEEWKAFAIEGIEKCSMAQLTEDGGQIEGCPSYHNGCMFWFGLAVVLAKRFQFQFSPAYMERFRKNLDYSIYSLRPTGKCVPVGDSYANPLAVMSGVYGYFALDDVSWLGLATNLIDVTEVVREASKHVWRALDVRQFVEELHSLQGRQFVLDKQTTFWNRTLDQAIIRSGWDSKALSFLFICKSPIQNAHAHIDLMSFDFTALGKDMICDPGFFCYRDDEDRKQFKSSNYHSTLLIDERDHFEYISPFKFGPQKPGGIYNVEDRGFYRLASACHTNYDPVVHHRHISLVDNRFVLIADRVEGLNDHSVQRYFHLDFVEVEENKNGVIATSNIANLAIATSHTGELNLLKGRLSDETDLSRPSTRVRFQDRYSGTMNFLTVLIPFHGVQQPAVQIIEEEESVFSFELGDQYLVSINERDMHISKRA; via the coding sequence ATGAATCTACAATCATGGCTGAAAGAGCCGATGTCTACGACGGAGCTGTTAGCTAACTTGCGATCACGGCTTGAGCCGATGGACGAGAAAGCCGCCTATATCGCAGCACATATGCCTGATCATGTGCGCGAGACGATCACGAATGCCGAATTCGCCTATCAAGGAATGATCATGCTTCCCGGTACGGGGGGAGTCAGGGAATTTGTCGGGAATCCGCCCAGCTGGCTGGAGCGCAGACATAATGACAATGAATATTTATGGCAGCTGAATCGCATGAATCATTGGCAGGACTTACTGGAAGCTTACTCGCTTACCAAGGACGCGAAGTATGGACTCAAGGTCATCGACGAAATGCTGGACTGGATCGAAACGGTTACTATTCCTGAGGACTTGCTCGATAAGCCGATCGGCTATTTTACGGAATGCCATCCGCTGAGGGTTTTGGAGATTGGTATCCGGGGCTACAAAATTTGGCCGCTTGTCTTGGAGCATCTAGGCCGCTCGGAGCTGTTTACGGAGGCAGTATTAGAGCAGTATTTAACGGTCATTTACAAGCAAGTAAAAGCTTTGCGTAACGTGTCACCTCAGCTGTGGCCTAAAGCGGATCATAACCATTATTTAATGGAATGTTTGGGACTTCTGACGACTGCCCTTTACTTTCCCGAGCTGAAAGAAGCTGAGGAATGGAAGGCTTTTGCGATCGAGGGCATCGAAAAGTGCAGCATGGCGCAACTGACAGAGGACGGCGGTCAAATCGAGGGCTGCCCATCGTATCATAATGGCTGTATGTTCTGGTTTGGGCTGGCTGTGGTTCTGGCTAAGCGTTTCCAGTTTCAGTTCTCCCCAGCGTACATGGAACGGTTTAGAAAAAATCTGGATTACTCCATTTACTCGTTAAGACCAACCGGGAAATGTGTACCTGTAGGTGATTCCTATGCGAACCCGCTTGCTGTAATGTCCGGTGTCTATGGGTATTTTGCGTTGGATGATGTTTCTTGGCTGGGGCTAGCAACGAACTTGATCGATGTGACTGAGGTGGTACGGGAAGCAAGCAAGCATGTATGGAGAGCACTCGATGTCCGCCAATTCGTGGAAGAGCTGCATTCTCTGCAGGGCAGACAATTTGTATTAGATAAGCAGACGACATTCTGGAATCGTACGCTAGATCAAGCGATTATCCGCAGCGGCTGGGATTCAAAGGCTCTTAGCTTTTTGTTTATATGTAAAAGCCCAATACAGAATGCCCACGCCCATATCGATCTGATGAGCTTTGATTTTACGGCGCTTGGAAAAGACATGATTTGCGATCCCGGATTTTTTTGTTATCGGGATGATGAAGACCGCAAACAGTTTAAGAGCTCAAATTATCACTCCACACTGCTGATCGATGAGCGAGATCATTTCGAGTATATTTCTCCGTTTAAATTCGGGCCGCAAAAGCCCGGTGGAATCTACAATGTAGAAGATAGAGGCTTCTACCGGCTCGCCAGTGCTTGTCATACCAACTACGATCCGGTTGTTCATCACCGGCATATTTCGCTAGTGGATAATCGATTCGTGCTTATTGCCGATCGGGTAGAAGGGCTGAATGACCATAGCGTTCAGCGCTATTTCCATCTAGATTTTGTCGAGGTGGAAGAGAACAAGAACGGTGTGATCGCGACAAGTAATATTGCGAATCTCGCGATAGCGACAAGCCATACGGGAGAATTGAATCTCTTGAAGGGAAGATTATCCGATGAGACCGATCTCTCAAGGCCTTCGACAAGGGTCCGCTTTCAGGATAGGTACAGCGGTACTATGAATTTCTTGACCGTGCTTATTCCTTTTCATGGGGTGCAACAGCCTGCCGTTCAGATTATTGAAGAAGAGGAAAGTGTATTCAGCTTCGAGCTTGGAGATCAGTACTTGGTTTCGATAAACGAAAGAGATATGCACATAAGCAAACGGGCTTAA